The proteins below are encoded in one region of Levilactobacillus namurensis:
- a CDS encoding DNA starvation/stationary phase protection protein — translation MTTTIEDRYAAEQAKTEHDHHVPTAGAMTNHILANLHISIVKFHQVRWSVKGPLALSVRQLLTEYIATYRRQFDALGELLLDEGEIVSTTTQEYHEYNMLQEGGDKKYYSAEDQVNELVHDADTHNLFIDRAIKLAEKEERPALAAFLADLRGTNNHIIRELQALLGNDARDGLDEDDDDDDDED, via the coding sequence ATGACCACTACTATTGAAGACCGCTACGCTGCTGAACAAGCCAAAACTGAACACGACCACCACGTCCCAACTGCTGGGGCCATGACCAACCACATCCTGGCTAACTTACACATCTCCATCGTGAAGTTCCACCAAGTTCGCTGGTCCGTTAAGGGGCCGTTAGCCCTAAGCGTTCGGCAACTGCTGACCGAGTACATCGCCACTTACCGGCGTCAATTCGACGCCTTAGGCGAACTGTTACTCGATGAGGGTGAAATCGTCTCGACCACCACCCAGGAGTACCACGAGTACAACATGCTCCAAGAAGGCGGCGACAAGAAGTACTACAGTGCTGAAGACCAAGTTAACGAACTGGTCCACGACGCCGACACCCACAACCTCTTCATCGACCGGGCCATCAAGTTAGCCGAAAAAGAGGAACGGCCAGCGCTTGCAGCCTTCTTAGCCGACTTGCGGGGGACCAATAACCACATCATCCGGGAGCTCCAAGCCCTCTTAGGCAACGATGCCCGCGACGGCCTGGATGAAGACGATGATGACGACGATGACGAAGACTAA
- a CDS encoding heavy-metal-associated domain-containing protein, whose product MNKVTMKLGDLTCPSCMTKIEGALGKHDGVKNVKVLFNASKIKAEFDDSETNADDLANLVTDLGYTVKSSKVKAL is encoded by the coding sequence ATGAATAAAGTAACCATGAAATTAGGAGACCTGACTTGCCCATCTTGCATGACTAAGATCGAAGGTGCCTTAGGTAAGCACGATGGCGTGAAGAACGTCAAAGTCCTGTTTAACGCCAGCAAAATCAAAGCTGAATTCGACGACAGTGAAACTAACGCCGACGACCTGGCTAACTTGGTCACCGACTTAGGCTACACCGTCAAGAGTTCTAAAGTAAAAGCCCTCTAA
- a CDS encoding MFS transporter, whose protein sequence is MFKTKQEVSLFGILAATLLLNAAAACMWPLTTVYMHNQLHQTLALAGVALLGMSLCMILGNWLGGWLFDNWSPFKSGLLGTVCSLVPMVTLIFFHGWPIFGILLLFIGLGDGIVMTVVNSYAANVKTIASRKVFNYLYIGMNLGVVIGTLMVGYLMDHGVVLVFSVAAVFYLIQLVILLADFRVNLVTEKAERVAGPAKPAHLRLIWLIALMVFCLYLSYSLWESVISVHMTDLGISFEKYSLLWTLNGLMIVFGQPLVNRLGANLKLSTQIFTGTLIFVLSFLILVFAKSYATFVVTMIILTVGEMTGFPGMPAWIDSLAGNNDKGKYQGLYNMAISFGRAVGPLYGGLLIEYGSYQSLFWSVTAIMLLSLAAVMVHNRQIRHRRIKQD, encoded by the coding sequence ATGTTTAAAACCAAGCAAGAAGTGAGTCTCTTTGGGATTCTTGCCGCGACCTTACTCCTGAACGCTGCGGCGGCGTGTATGTGGCCCTTGACCACGGTGTATATGCATAATCAACTCCACCAAACGCTGGCCTTAGCGGGAGTCGCGCTCCTGGGAATGTCCCTGTGTATGATTCTAGGCAACTGGCTGGGGGGCTGGTTGTTCGATAACTGGTCACCGTTTAAGTCCGGCTTGTTGGGGACGGTCTGTTCGTTGGTGCCGATGGTCACGCTGATCTTCTTCCACGGGTGGCCGATCTTCGGCATCCTGTTGCTGTTCATTGGCTTGGGCGACGGAATCGTGATGACCGTGGTCAACTCGTATGCGGCCAACGTCAAAACGATTGCCAGCCGGAAAGTGTTTAACTACCTCTATATTGGGATGAACTTGGGGGTCGTGATTGGGACCCTGATGGTGGGGTACCTGATGGACCACGGGGTCGTCTTGGTCTTCTCGGTCGCGGCTGTCTTCTACCTGATTCAACTGGTGATCTTGCTGGCGGACTTCCGGGTCAACCTAGTCACCGAAAAGGCTGAACGGGTAGCGGGGCCGGCCAAACCCGCCCATCTCCGGTTGATTTGGCTGATTGCGTTGATGGTCTTCTGCCTGTACCTGAGTTACTCGTTGTGGGAGAGTGTCATCTCGGTCCACATGACCGACCTAGGGATTTCTTTTGAGAAGTACAGTCTGTTATGGACGTTAAACGGTTTGATGATCGTCTTCGGCCAACCCCTGGTCAACCGCCTGGGTGCGAATTTAAAACTCAGTACCCAGATTTTCACGGGAACGTTGATCTTTGTCCTGTCCTTCTTAATCCTGGTGTTTGCGAAGAGTTACGCGACGTTCGTGGTGACCATGATTATCCTGACGGTGGGAGAAATGACTGGGTTCCCGGGGATGCCGGCCTGGATCGACAGTCTGGCGGGGAACAATGATAAGGGGAAGTACCAAGGCCTCTACAACATGGCGATTTCCTTCGGTCGGGCCGTGGGACCCCTCTACGGTGGCCTGTTGATCGAGTATGGCAGTTATCAATCGCTGTTCTGGTCGGTCACGGCTATCATGTTGCTGTCCTTAGCCGCCGTGATGGTGCACAACCGGCAGATTCGCCACCGCCGGATCAAGCAAGACTAA